Proteins from one Poecile atricapillus isolate bPoeAtr1 chromosome 6, bPoeAtr1.hap1, whole genome shotgun sequence genomic window:
- the NDST2 gene encoding bifunctional heparan sulfate N-deacetylase/N-sulfotransferase 2, whose product MIQLWKVVRHVRQLELHRLILLLIAFSLISMCILAYYVTNSPKIKEPPPLPFSDCSNQHRILIPPQASWRLTKSVDTSRTDPVVLVFVESIYSQLGQEIVAILESSRFKYRTEIAPGKGDMPTLTDKDRGRYALIIYENILKYVNLDAWNRELLDKYCVEYGVGIIGFFKANENSLLSAQLKGFPLFLHSNLGLRDYHINPSAPLLYVTRANEVEQGPLPGDDWTVFQSNHSTYEPVLLASTKSSESIPHLATHKALHATVMQDLGLHDGIQRVLFGNNLNFWLHKLIFVDAIAYLTGKRLCLTLDRYILVDIDDIFVGKEGTRMKVSDVEALLSTQNKLRTLVPNFTFNLGFSGKFYHTGTDEEDEGDDMLLKHRKEFWWFPHMWSHMQPHLFHNVTVLAEQMKLNKQFAVEHGIPTDLGYAVAPHHSGVYPVHTQLYEAWKSVWSIQVTSTEEYPHLRPARYRRGFIHNGIMVLPRQTCGLFTHTIFYNEYPGGSKELDKSIRGGELFLTVLLNPISIFMTHLSNYGNDRLGLYTFESLVKFVQCWTNLRLQTLPPVQLAKKYFEIFPQEKNPLWQNPCDDKRHKDIWSKEKTCDRLPKFLIVGPQKTGTTAVHFFLTMHPAVTSNFPSPSTFEEIQFFNGPNYHKGIDWYMEFFPIPSNASTDFMFEKSANYFDTEVVPKRGAALLPRAKIITVLINPADRAYSWYQHQRAHNDPVALNYTFYQVISAKSQAPQELRNLQSRCLFPGWYSTHLERWLTYYPSGQLLIVDGQELRHNPASVMDNIQKFLGVTPLFNYTQALRFDEAKGFWCQLLDGGKTKCLGKSKGRKYPDMDSLSRLFLRDFYREHNIELSKLMNRLGQPLPTWLREELQNSSWS is encoded by the exons ATGATTCAGCTGTGGAAAGTGGTGCGGCACGTGCGACAGCTGGAGCTCCACAGATTGATCCTGCTGCTCATTGCCTTCAGCCTCATCTCCATGTGCATCCTGGCTTATTACGTCACTAACAGTCCCAAAATCAAGGAGCCACCACCCCTGCCCTTCAGTGACTGCAGCAACCAGCACCGCATTCTGATCCCACCGCAGGCCAGCTGGAGGCTCACGAAATCTGTGGACACCTCACGCACAGACCCTGTGGTGCTCGTCTTTGTGGAAAGCATTTACTCCCAGCTGGGGCAGGAAATAGTGGCCATCCTGGAATCCAGCCGCTTTAAATACAGGACAGAGATCGCCCCTGGCAAAGGGGATATGCCCACCCTGACTGACAAAGATAGAGGACGCTATGCTCTAATTATCTATGAGAACATCCTTAAATATGTGAATCTAGATGCTTGGAACCGAGAGCTGCTAGACAAATACTGTGTAGAGTATGGAGTGGGAATTATAGGCTTTTTCAAAGCTAATGAGAACAGCCTGCTCAGTGCACAGCTCAAGGGTTTCCCCCTTTTCCTACATTCCAACTTGGGGCTGCGGGACTATCACATCAATCCTAGTGCTCCGCTGCTCTACGTCACCCGGGCTAACGAGGTGGAGCAGGGTCCTCTGCCTGGTGATGACTGGACTGTGTTTCAGTCAAACCACAGCACCTATGAGCCAGTGCTGTTGGCCAGCACAAAATCCTCGGAGTCCATTCCTCACCTGGCTACTCACAAAGCATTACATGCCACAGTGATGCAGGACCTGGGTCTGCATGATGGGATCCAGCGGGTTCTCTTCGGCAATAACCTCAATTTTTGGCTGCACAAACTCATTTTCGTGGATGCCATTGCCTACTTGACTGGCAAACGCCTCTGTCTCACGCTTGATCGCTATATCCTTGTTGACATCGATGATATATTTGTGGGAAAAGAGGGCACTCGCATGAAAGTGTCTGATGTAGAG GCTTTACTGAGCACCCAGAATAAGCTGAGAACTTTAGTCCCAAATTTCACCTTCAACCTGGGCTTCTCAGGGAAATTCTACCACACAG gTACCgatgaggaagatgaagggGATGACATGCTGCTCAAGCACAGGAAGGAGTTCTGGTGGTTCCCTCACATGTGGAGTCACATGCAGCCTCATCTTTTCCACAATGTCACTGTGTTGGCTGAGCAGATGAAGCTCAACAAGCAGTTTGCTGTG GAGCATGGGATTCCCACAGACTTGGGCTATGCTGTAGCCCCCCATCATTCTGGTGTTTATCCTGTTCACACACAACTCTATGAGGCATGGAAATCTGTTTGGAGCATCCAAGTAACGAGCACAGAGGAATACCCACACCTACGGCCTGCACGGTACCGGCGTGGATTCATCCATAATGGAATCATG GTTTTGCCTCGACAGACCTGTGGTCTTTTTACTCACACTATCTTCTATAATGAATATCCTGGTGGCTCCAAGGAGTTGGACAAGAGCATTCGTGGTGGTGAGCTCTTCCTGACAGTGCTTCTGAACCCA atcaGCATCTTCATGACCCACCTGTCCAACTATGGGAATGACCGTCTGGGGCTGTACACTTTTGAGAGCCTGGTCAAGTTTGTGCAGTGCTGGACCAACCTTCGCCTGCAAACATTGCCTCCAGTCCAACTTGCAAAAAAGTACTTTGAAATCTTCCCGCAGGAGAAGAATCCCTTGTGGCAG AATCCCTGTGATGATAAAAGGCACAAGGATATCTGGTCCAAAGAGAAAACATGTGATCGACTCCCCAAGTTCCTCATCGTGGGACCTCAGAAAACTG GCACAACAGCTGTGCACTTCTTCTTGACCATGCATCCAGCTGTCACCAGTAACTTCCCAAGTCCATCCACCTTTGAAGAGATCCAGTTTTTTAATGGCCCCAATTATCACAAAGGAATCGATTG GTACATGGAATTCTTCCCCATTCCCTCCAATGCCAGCACAGACTTCATGTTTGAGAAGAGTGCCAATTACTTTGACACAGAGGTGGTACCAAAACGTggtgcagccctgctgcctcGAGCCAAAATCATTACTGTTCTCATCAACCCTGCTGACCGAGCCTATTCATGGTATCAG CACCAGCGTGCTCACAACGACCCCGTGGCGCTCAATTACACCTTCTACCAAGTGATCTCTGCGAAATCCCAGGCCCCTCAGGAACTGCGCAACCTGCAGAGCCGATGCCTGTTCCCTGGCTGGTATTCCACCCACCTGGAGCGCTGGCTGACGTACTATCCCTCTGGGCAG CTTCTCATTGTGGATGGTCAGGAGCTGAGACACAACCCTGCCTCTGTAATGGACAACATCCAGAAGTTCTTGGGAGTTACACCGCTCTTCAACTACACCCAGGCCCTCAG ATTTGATGAAGCAAAAGGATTTTGGTGCCAGCTGCTAGATGGAGGAAAGACTAAATGCCTAGGAAAGAGTAAAGGAAGGAAATACCCTGATATGGATTCCTTG TCACGGCTCTTTCTAAGAGACTTCTACCGGGAGCACAACA